The Streptomyces sp. HUAS CB01 genome has a segment encoding these proteins:
- a CDS encoding carbohydrate kinase family protein, with amino-acid sequence MIVVAGESLIDLVPQRTAAGHAPLPPLLPRPGGGPYNTAVALGRLGSAVGFCSRVSVDGFGEALLGGLHAAGVRTSLVQRGPEPTSLAVAEVGADGSAGYGFYMTGTADRLFALPPALPDEVRALALGTCSLVLEPGASAYEALLRREADRGVFTLLDPNIRPGLIPDAGAYRERFAGWLPSVSLLKLSEDDAAWLGGSPEQWLAEGPAAVVLTHGDRGLTVRTREGVEAAVPAAAVPVADTIGAGDTVNAALLHDLERRDALSRGGLLALDAAGWTEVLGFAARAAAVTCSRTGAEPPYACELA; translated from the coding sequence GTGATCGTCGTCGCCGGTGAGTCCCTGATCGACCTGGTCCCGCAGCGGACGGCCGCCGGGCACGCACCACTGCCACCCCTGCTGCCGCGGCCCGGCGGCGGCCCGTACAACACGGCGGTGGCCCTGGGCCGGCTGGGATCCGCCGTGGGCTTCTGCTCGCGCGTCTCGGTGGACGGCTTCGGCGAGGCGCTGCTGGGCGGGCTGCACGCGGCGGGTGTGCGGACGTCGCTGGTGCAGCGGGGCCCGGAGCCGACGAGCCTCGCGGTCGCCGAGGTCGGCGCGGACGGCTCGGCCGGTTACGGCTTCTACATGACGGGCACCGCCGACCGGCTGTTCGCGCTGCCGCCGGCGCTGCCGGACGAGGTGCGGGCGCTGGCGCTCGGGACGTGCTCGCTGGTGCTGGAGCCCGGGGCGAGCGCGTACGAGGCGCTGCTGCGACGCGAGGCGGACCGCGGGGTGTTCACGCTGCTCGACCCCAACATCCGGCCGGGGCTGATCCCGGACGCCGGGGCCTACCGGGAACGGTTCGCCGGCTGGCTCCCCTCGGTGTCGCTGCTGAAGCTCTCGGAGGACGACGCCGCGTGGCTCGGCGGCTCCCCGGAGCAGTGGCTGGCCGAGGGCCCGGCCGCGGTGGTCCTGACCCATGGCGATCGCGGTCTCACGGTGCGCACCCGGGAGGGTGTGGAGGCAGCCGTTCCCGCGGCGGCCGTGCCGGTGGCCGACACGATCGGCGCGGGCGACACCGTGAACGCGGCGCTGCTGCACGACCTGGAGCGGCGCGACGCCCTCTCGCGGGGCGGTCTGCTCGCCCTGGACGCCGCCGGCTGGACCGAGGTGCTCGGCTTCGCCGCACGCGCCGCCGCCGTCACGTGCTCCCGTACGGGCGCGGAGCCCCCGTACGCCTGCGAACTGGCCTGA
- the uvrA gene encoding excinuclease ABC subunit UvrA, whose translation MADRLIVRGAREHNLKNVSLDLPRDSLIVFTGLSGSGKSSLAFDTIFAEGQRRYVESLSSYARQFLGQMDKPDVDFIEGLSPAVSIDQKSTSRNPRSTVGTITEVYDYLRLLFARIGKPHCPECGRPITRQSPQAIVDKVLELPEGSRFQVLSPLVRERKGEFVDLFADLQSKGYARARVDGQTIQLTEPPKLKKQEKHTIEVVIDRLTVKESAKRRLTDSVETALGLSGGMVVLDFVDLPEDDPERERMYSEHLYCPYDDLSFEELEPRSFSFNSPFGACPDCTGIGTRMEVDPELIVPDEDRSLDDGAIHPWSHGHTKEYFGRLIGGLADALGFRTDIPWAGLPQRAKKALLYGHKTQVEVRYRNRYGRERAYTTPAFEGAVSFVKRRHSEAESDSSRERFEGYMREVPCPTCDGTRLKPIVLAVTIMERSIAEVSAMSISECADFLGRLTLTARDKKIAERVLKEVNERLRFLVDVGLDYLSLNRAAGTLSGGEAQRIRLATQIGSGLVGVLYVLDEPSIGLHQRDNHRLIETLVRLRDMGNTLIVVEHDEDTIKVADWVVDIGPGAGEHGGKVVHSGPLKQLLANKDSMTGLYLSGKKSIATPEIRRPVDGARRLTVHGARENNLRDIDVSFPLGVLTAVTGVSGSGKSTLVNDILYTHLARELNGAKSVPGRHTRVDGDDLVDKVVHVDQSPIGRTPRSNPATYTGVFDHVRKLFAETMEAKVRGYLPGRFSFNVKGGRCENCSGDGTIKIEMNFLPDVYVPCEVCHGARYNRETLEVHYKGKSIAEVLDMPIEEALHFFEAVPTISRHLKTLTEVGLGYVRLGQPAPTLSGGEAQRVKLASELQKRSTGRTVYVLDEPTTGLHFEDISKLINVLSGLVDKGNTVIVIEHNLDVIKTADWVVDMGPEGGSGGGLVIAEGTPEQVAAVPTSHTGKFLRDILGPDRISDSVPPQSRKTAAKKTASRKAVSANSTPVRKKTVTADATPVKKAAATRSRARKA comes from the coding sequence GTGGCCGACCGTCTCATCGTCCGTGGCGCTCGCGAGCACAACCTCAAGAACGTCTCGCTCGACCTCCCGCGTGACTCACTCATCGTCTTCACCGGGCTCTCGGGGTCGGGCAAGTCGTCGCTCGCGTTCGACACGATCTTCGCCGAGGGACAGCGCCGCTACGTCGAGTCGCTGTCCTCCTACGCCCGGCAGTTCCTGGGCCAGATGGACAAGCCGGACGTGGACTTCATCGAGGGCCTCTCCCCGGCCGTCTCGATCGACCAGAAGTCCACCTCGCGGAACCCCCGCTCGACCGTGGGCACGATCACCGAGGTCTACGACTACCTCCGGCTGCTCTTCGCGCGCATCGGCAAGCCGCACTGCCCGGAGTGCGGCCGCCCCATCACGCGCCAGTCCCCGCAGGCCATCGTCGACAAGGTGCTTGAGCTGCCCGAGGGCAGCCGCTTCCAGGTGCTGTCGCCGCTGGTGCGGGAGCGCAAGGGCGAGTTCGTGGACCTCTTCGCCGACCTCCAGTCCAAGGGCTATGCGCGAGCGCGGGTCGACGGGCAGACGATCCAGCTCACCGAGCCGCCGAAGCTGAAGAAGCAGGAGAAGCACACGATCGAGGTGGTCATCGACCGCCTGACCGTCAAGGAGAGCGCCAAGCGCCGGCTCACGGACTCCGTGGAGACCGCGCTGGGCCTGTCCGGCGGCATGGTCGTGCTGGACTTCGTCGACCTCCCCGAGGACGACCCCGAGCGCGAGCGGATGTACTCGGAGCACCTGTACTGCCCGTACGACGACCTCTCCTTCGAGGAGCTCGAACCCCGCTCGTTCTCCTTCAACTCGCCGTTCGGAGCCTGCCCCGACTGCACCGGCATCGGCACGCGGATGGAGGTCGACCCCGAGCTGATCGTCCCGGACGAGGACCGCTCCCTCGACGACGGTGCCATCCACCCCTGGTCGCACGGCCACACCAAGGAGTACTTCGGGCGCCTCATCGGCGGGCTCGCCGACGCCCTCGGCTTCCGCACCGACATTCCGTGGGCCGGGCTTCCGCAGCGCGCCAAGAAGGCCCTGCTGTACGGCCACAAGACCCAGGTCGAGGTCCGCTACCGGAACCGGTACGGGCGGGAGCGCGCCTACACCACCCCGGCGTTCGAGGGCGCGGTGTCCTTCGTCAAGCGGCGCCACAGCGAGGCGGAGAGCGACTCCAGCCGGGAGCGCTTCGAGGGCTACATGCGCGAGGTGCCCTGCCCCACCTGTGACGGCACCCGGCTGAAGCCGATCGTCCTGGCAGTGACGATCATGGAGAGGTCGATCGCCGAGGTCTCGGCCATGTCCATCAGCGAGTGCGCCGACTTCCTGGGAAGGCTGACGCTCACCGCACGCGACAAGAAGATCGCCGAGCGGGTGCTCAAGGAGGTCAACGAGCGGCTGCGGTTCCTGGTCGACGTCGGTCTGGACTACCTCTCCCTCAACCGGGCGGCGGGCACGCTGTCCGGCGGCGAGGCACAGCGCATCCGGCTGGCCACCCAGATCGGCTCCGGGCTGGTGGGCGTGCTGTACGTGCTGGACGAGCCGTCCATCGGACTTCACCAGCGCGACAACCACCGGCTCATCGAGACCCTGGTGCGGCTCCGCGACATGGGCAACACCCTGATCGTCGTCGAGCACGACGAGGACACGATCAAGGTCGCCGACTGGGTCGTGGACATCGGCCCGGGCGCCGGCGAGCACGGCGGCAAGGTCGTCCACTCCGGACCGCTGAAGCAGCTGCTGGCCAACAAGGACTCGATGACCGGGCTGTACCTGTCCGGGAAGAAGTCCATCGCGACGCCGGAGATCCGGCGGCCCGTGGACGGGGCCCGCCGGCTCACGGTGCACGGCGCCCGGGAGAACAACCTCCGGGACATCGACGTGTCGTTCCCGCTCGGTGTGCTCACGGCGGTCACCGGCGTCTCCGGCTCCGGCAAGTCCACGCTGGTGAACGACATCCTGTACACGCATCTGGCGCGCGAGCTGAACGGTGCCAAGTCGGTGCCGGGCCGGCACACCCGCGTGGACGGCGACGACCTCGTCGACAAGGTCGTCCACGTCGACCAGTCGCCCATCGGACGCACGCCCCGGTCCAACCCGGCGACCTACACCGGCGTCTTCGACCACGTGCGCAAGCTCTTCGCGGAGACGATGGAGGCGAAGGTGCGCGGCTATCTGCCGGGCCGCTTCTCCTTCAACGTCAAGGGCGGACGCTGTGAGAACTGCTCCGGCGACGGCACCATCAAGATCGAGATGAACTTCCTCCCGGACGTCTACGTCCCGTGCGAGGTCTGCCACGGTGCCCGGTACAACCGGGAGACCCTGGAGGTCCACTACAAGGGGAAGTCCATCGCCGAGGTGCTGGACATGCCGATCGAGGAGGCGCTGCACTTCTTCGAGGCCGTGCCGACGATCTCCCGTCACCTCAAGACGCTGACCGAGGTGGGTCTCGGGTACGTCAGGCTCGGCCAGCCGGCGCCGACGCTCTCCGGTGGTGAGGCACAGCGGGTGAAGCTCGCGAGCGAGCTGCAGAAGCGGTCCACCGGCCGCACGGTCTACGTGCTGGACGAGCCGACCACGGGTCTGCACTTCGAGGACATCTCCAAGCTGATCAACGTGCTGTCCGGACTGGTCGACAAGGGCAACACGGTGATCGTGATCGAGCACAACCTCGATGTGATCAAGACCGCCGACTGGGTCGTCGACATGGGGCCCGAGGGCGGCAGCGGCGGTGGCCTCGTGATCGCCGAGGGCACGCCCGAGCAGGTCGCCGCGGTGCCGACGAGCCACACGGGCAAGTTCCTGCGGGACATCCTGGGACCGGACCGCATCAGCGACTCGGTGCCGCCGCAGTCCCGCAAGACGGCGGCGAAGAAGACCGCGTCGAGGAAGGCGGTCTCGGCCAATTCCACGCCGGTGCGGAAGAAGACGGTGACGGCCGACGCGACCCCGGTCAAGAAGGCCGCAGCGACACGGAGCCGCGCCCGCAAGGCCTGA
- a CDS encoding maleylpyruvate isomerase family mycothiol-dependent enzyme — MIDPVVDLASVREATERLLNAAVSLDNAAAAEPSRLPGWSRGHVLAHLARNADALVNVFEGRPMYASAETREADIERDAPRPLAVQLDDVRESGERFQTAATADADWSRIVELRNGVKDTAARIPFRRLIEVELHHVDLGVGYELEDLPAAFIERETAFLAERFDGHKDVPPTTVVADGGGTWATGGGAAGGPVTVRGTAAEVLGWLAGRRDGTALEVGGGPLPVLPPL, encoded by the coding sequence ATGATCGATCCCGTGGTTGACCTGGCCTCCGTACGCGAAGCGACCGAGCGACTACTGAACGCAGCCGTCTCCCTGGACAACGCGGCGGCCGCCGAGCCGTCACGGCTCCCCGGCTGGAGCCGCGGCCATGTCCTGGCCCACCTCGCCCGCAACGCCGACGCCCTCGTGAACGTCTTCGAGGGCCGCCCCATGTACGCGAGCGCGGAGACGCGCGAGGCCGACATCGAGCGCGACGCGCCCCGGCCCCTGGCCGTCCAGCTCGACGACGTGCGCGAGTCCGGCGAGCGCTTCCAGACCGCGGCCACGGCGGACGCCGACTGGTCGCGGATCGTGGAGCTCCGCAACGGCGTGAAGGACACGGCGGCGCGCATCCCCTTCCGGCGGCTGATCGAGGTCGAGCTGCACCACGTGGACCTCGGCGTCGGGTACGAGCTGGAGGACCTGCCCGCCGCCTTCATCGAGCGCGAGACCGCCTTCCTCGCGGAGCGGTTCGACGGGCACAAGGACGTGCCGCCCACGACCGTCGTCGCCGACGGCGGAGGGACGTGGGCCACGGGAGGCGGGGCCGCCGGCGGTCCGGTCACCGTCCGGGGCACTGCCGCGGAGGTGCTCGGCTGGCTCGCCGGCCGCCGCGACGGCACGGCCCTCGAGGTCGGCGGCGGCCCGCTGCCGGTGCTGCCGCCGCTGTAG
- a CDS encoding MBL fold metallo-hydrolase translates to MTYSGAVTVGGPADVHELAALMISKVAVGPMDNNSYLLRCRATDEQLLIDAANEPETLLRFIGDDGITSVVTTHRHGDHWGALADVVAATGARTYAGRHDAAGIPVPTDVLLDDGDTIRVGDVELTARHLVGHTPGSIALVYDDPHGHPHVFTGDCLFPGGVGNTWKDPQAFASLIRDVETKLFDVLPDETWVYPGHGNDTTLGDERPHLPEWRERGW, encoded by the coding sequence ATGACTTACAGCGGAGCGGTGACGGTCGGCGGCCCGGCTGACGTGCACGAGCTGGCGGCGCTGATGATCTCCAAGGTCGCCGTCGGCCCCATGGACAACAACTCCTATCTGCTGCGCTGCCGGGCCACCGACGAGCAGTTGCTGATCGACGCGGCCAACGAGCCCGAGACGCTGCTGCGGTTCATCGGTGACGACGGGATCACGTCCGTCGTCACCACGCACCGGCACGGCGACCACTGGGGCGCGCTGGCCGACGTGGTGGCCGCGACCGGGGCACGCACGTACGCGGGGCGCCACGACGCGGCCGGCATCCCGGTGCCGACCGACGTGCTGCTCGACGACGGCGACACGATCAGGGTGGGCGACGTCGAGCTCACCGCCCGCCACCTCGTGGGCCACACGCCCGGCTCGATCGCGCTCGTCTACGACGACCCGCACGGCCATCCGCACGTGTTCACGGGCGACTGCCTCTTCCCCGGCGGCGTGGGCAACACCTGGAAGGACCCGCAGGCCTTCGCCTCGCTGATCCGCGACGTGGAGACGAAGCTCTTCGACGTGCTGCCGGACGAGACCTGGGTCTACCCCGGCCACGGCAACGACACGACGCTCGGCGACGAGCGGCCGCATCTCCCCGAGTGGCGCGAGCGCGGCTGGTGA
- a CDS encoding S66 family peptidase — protein sequence MTPPGSPSAFSVPVHPPKPRPGDRIAVISPSSGLPGLLPLPYELGLERLEKEFGLVPVEYPATRTMGSTPRRRADDIHAAFADPDIRAVIASIGGDDQITVLPLLDRELIRANPKPFFGYSDNTNLLAFLWNTGVVGYHGASVMCELGRPGAVAPLTADSLRAALFTSGPYELRPADRVRVIDRDWADPGTFTAEPDTLPATGWSWAGPERIVEGRGWGGNLEILSWMLMADREIQRDPAVYDGCVLFLETSEELPSATEVFRILRNMGERGLLRRFPALLWARPKTWSFERPLDAEGQARYAREQREAVERALAVYAPDTMVVFDVDLGHTDPQLVIPYGGLIRVDGVARRIVVTY from the coding sequence ATGACACCGCCCGGCAGCCCCTCCGCGTTCTCCGTACCCGTCCACCCGCCCAAGCCCCGGCCCGGGGACCGGATCGCCGTGATCTCCCCCTCCTCGGGCCTCCCCGGTCTGCTGCCCCTGCCGTACGAGCTGGGACTCGAGCGGCTGGAGAAGGAGTTCGGGCTGGTTCCGGTCGAGTACCCGGCCACCCGCACGATGGGGTCCACTCCCCGCCGGCGCGCCGACGACATCCACGCGGCCTTCGCCGATCCGGACATCCGCGCGGTGATCGCGTCGATCGGCGGCGACGACCAGATCACCGTGCTGCCGCTGCTGGACCGGGAGTTGATACGGGCGAACCCGAAGCCGTTCTTCGGCTACAGCGACAACACCAATCTGCTCGCGTTCCTCTGGAACACCGGCGTGGTCGGCTACCACGGCGCGTCGGTGATGTGCGAGCTCGGCCGGCCCGGCGCCGTGGCACCGCTGACCGCGGACTCGCTGCGGGCCGCCCTGTTCACCTCCGGCCCCTACGAGCTGCGCCCGGCGGACCGGGTCCGCGTGATCGACCGCGACTGGGCCGACCCCGGGACGTTCACGGCCGAGCCGGATACCCTCCCCGCGACCGGGTGGAGCTGGGCGGGGCCCGAGCGGATCGTCGAGGGCCGGGGCTGGGGCGGCAATCTGGAGATCCTGTCCTGGATGCTCATGGCCGACCGGGAGATCCAGCGCGACCCGGCCGTGTACGACGGCTGTGTGCTGTTCCTGGAGACCTCCGAGGAACTGCCGTCCGCCACCGAGGTGTTCCGGATCCTGCGCAACATGGGCGAGCGGGGACTGCTGCGCCGCTTCCCCGCGCTGCTGTGGGCGAGGCCCAAGACCTGGTCGTTCGAGCGGCCGCTCGACGCGGAAGGGCAGGCCCGGTACGCCCGGGAGCAGCGCGAGGCCGTGGAGCGGGCGCTGGCCGTGTACGCGCCGGACACCATGGTGGTGTTCGACGTCGACCTCGGGCACACCGATCCCCAACTGGTGATCCCCTACGGCGGGCTGATCCGGGTGGACGGCGTGGCCCGCCGCATCGTGGTCACGTACTGA